From a single Bradyrhizobium sediminis genomic region:
- the rpsT gene encoding 30S ribosomal protein S20, whose product MANTTSAKKATRKIARRTIINKSRRTQMRGAVRTVEEAIKSGDRDAALKAMTRAEPELMQAAQRNIIHKNNASRKVSRLAHQIAKLAK is encoded by the coding sequence ATGGCCAATACCACTTCCGCCAAGAAGGCGACGCGCAAGATTGCCCGCCGCACCATCATCAACAAGTCGCGCCGCACCCAGATGCGCGGCGCGGTACGCACCGTCGAAGAAGCGATCAAGAGCGGCGACCGCGATGCGGCGCTGAAGGCGATGACGCGCGCGGAACCGGAACTGATGCAGGCAGCGCAGCGCAACATCATTCACAAGAACAACGCGAGCCGAAAAGTCTCGCGGCTCGCGCATCAGATCGCAAAGCTCGCGAAGTAA